The Gemmatimonadota bacterium genome has a segment encoding these proteins:
- a CDS encoding transporter, producing MHCFYWLALFILLPHTAYAGAWTLAKGHLWGKITGMAQSTNEEYVAVGGAGREPDLNRLYEPGDRAHYRENGHYNSEALFIDLFYGLSDRIDIGIQIPYYRREFENVGFRPANIASGFGDMRGIAKINIAQTPVVGTIKVGTKAPTGKFQNQDGIISAGEGQWDFELTAQIGRSFWPFPMYANIDMGYRVRLQNNTTNYDPGDEWFLNSEIGYNPIDKLILILKLEGIKGRPSRVLGLELSSDIRRITYFAPTLLIGPFQNLSFETSVRITAGGRNFPAGHIWTAGISYSGLMSKM from the coding sequence ATGCACTGCTTTTATTGGCTCGCCCTCTTCATACTCTTACCCCATACCGCTTATGCAGGCGCCTGGACACTCGCAAAAGGCCATCTCTGGGGCAAAATCACCGGCATGGCGCAATCGACAAATGAAGAATATGTGGCCGTTGGCGGTGCAGGACGCGAACCCGATCTCAACCGCCTCTATGAACCCGGAGACCGCGCGCACTACCGCGAAAATGGACATTACAATTCAGAGGCACTCTTTATCGACCTGTTTTACGGCCTGAGCGATCGCATCGACATCGGCATACAAATCCCCTACTATCGCCGGGAATTTGAAAACGTCGGCTTCAGACCGGCGAATATCGCATCGGGTTTTGGTGACATGCGAGGGATTGCCAAAATCAATATTGCACAAACCCCTGTTGTGGGCACAATAAAAGTTGGAACCAAAGCCCCCACAGGCAAGTTTCAAAACCAGGATGGAATTATTTCCGCAGGTGAAGGGCAATGGGATTTTGAATTAACTGCACAAATCGGCCGATCTTTTTGGCCCTTTCCAATGTACGCCAACATCGATATGGGGTATCGCGTCCGCCTGCAAAACAATACCACCAATTACGACCCTGGCGACGAGTGGTTTTTAAACTCAGAAATAGGTTATAATCCCATCGACAAACTCATCCTCATCCTCAAATTAGAGGGCATCAAAGGCAGGCCTTCCCGCGTATTGGGTCTCGAACTATCCAGCGATATCAGACGCATTACCTATTTCGCGCCCACGCTCCTCATAGGCCCCTTTCAAAACCTGAGCTTCGAAACCTCGGTGCGCATAACCGCTGGTGGACGCAATTTCCCCGCCGGTCATATATGGACCGCGGGGATTTCATACTCAGGTCTCATGAGCAAAATGTGA
- a CDS encoding mandelate racemase/muconate lactonizing enzyme family protein: MKIKSIEAVNVSIPQQKPITPARRSSWRHSSPIGLPMNKYPEFPPDVPSKSPGIGGRGVWVKITAEDGTWGLGRTGFGEPVAALIDAFYAPLLEGRDCFATEHLNDMMWRASKRHGSLGLSACAQSAIDLALWDLKGKLLDQPVYRLLGGPSREKIRCYCTGDDLDWSIELGFEAFKITNPVHYEQGITGINIMEEKVALARETVGVNAELMINPVMAYDVEFAIRLGERLRPYELRWMEEPLFPEDLEGHIQLKKAMTWIPIATGEDHHTRIPFRQLVENRCVDVVQPDLHWCGGMTEAVKIHHIAEAAGIKSSPHGGCNSAYGQHFCYAMPECTLCEFHLSTPVGVPLEEVARMPGVPVPKDGYLVPSDAPGFGMDIAEDWITPWDHGRLSTGGEHVIL, from the coding sequence ATGAAGATTAAATCCATTGAAGCTGTGAATGTTTCCATTCCACAACAGAAACCGATAACACCCGCGCGCCGTTCGAGCTGGCGGCATTCATCGCCGATTGGCCTACCGATGAATAAATATCCGGAGTTTCCGCCAGATGTGCCGAGCAAGTCGCCGGGTATTGGCGGGCGAGGCGTGTGGGTTAAAATAACTGCTGAGGACGGTACCTGGGGCCTGGGCAGAACGGGATTTGGCGAACCGGTTGCCGCATTGATCGATGCTTTTTACGCGCCGCTATTGGAAGGACGAGACTGTTTTGCTACTGAGCATCTCAACGATATGATGTGGCGGGCTTCCAAAAGGCACGGGTCGCTGGGGTTGTCTGCCTGCGCGCAGAGTGCAATTGATCTGGCACTGTGGGATTTGAAGGGGAAGTTGCTCGACCAGCCCGTTTACAGATTGCTCGGAGGACCATCCCGAGAGAAAATTCGGTGTTATTGTACAGGCGATGATCTCGATTGGTCGATTGAGCTTGGGTTTGAGGCGTTTAAAATTACGAATCCCGTACATTACGAGCAGGGTATCACGGGTATAAATATTATGGAGGAAAAGGTCGCCCTGGCGCGAGAAACTGTGGGCGTGAATGCCGAGTTGATGATTAATCCCGTGATGGCTTACGATGTGGAATTTGCGATTCGTCTTGGGGAAAGGCTCAGACCCTACGAATTGCGGTGGATGGAAGAGCCGCTGTTTCCAGAAGACCTCGAAGGGCATATTCAATTGAAAAAAGCCATGACCTGGATCCCTATCGCAACCGGTGAGGATCACCACACGCGGATTCCGTTTCGCCAACTCGTGGAAAATCGCTGTGTGGATGTCGTGCAACCCGATTTGCACTGGTGCGGAGGGATGACGGAAGCCGTGAAGATTCACCACATTGCCGAAGCCGCCGGGATTAAGAGCAGTCCCCACGGGGGCTGTAATTCGGCTTATGGACAGCATTTTTGCTATGCGATGCCCGAGTGTACTCTGTGTGAGTTTCATTTGAGTACACCCGTGGGGGTACCCCTGGAAGAGGTTGCGCGGATGCCGGGCGTGCCCGTGCCAAAAGATGGCTATCTGGTGCCTTCGGATGCGCCGGGATTTGGAATGGATATTGCCGAAGATTGGATTACGCCCTGGGATCACGGGCGTTTGAGTACGGGTGGGGAGCATGTGATTTTGTAA
- a CDS encoding Gfo/Idh/MocA family oxidoreductase: MDNLKVGIIGLGGIARSHCDAIETLDNVEIVAVADLIEEKRREYMGKYDIPKGYPSHTDLLKDPEINAVAITLGHQLHHRLTVDACKAGKHVLVEKPMAISLEQCDNMVAAAADNGVKLMVGLTQHYYGTSIKAKEILDSGALGPIITAVCYMSKNWSYAGRRPQYRSRYHGGGMWLTNGVHVVDRLTWMIGSQAVSVSASIGTRAHYQAADDSATAFVRYKNGLAGIAVAVGFADGAPDHECHVICANGTLRFSEHGGKYVKVGKNNQWENVPFDEPPSTMHNEWKAFAEAIALDIEPPTHGEWARHIMEILFAAEQSAITGREVALESGPGWFSQHSGSPVTTQHGWI; encoded by the coding sequence ATGGATAACTTAAAAGTTGGAATTATCGGCCTGGGTGGCATTGCCCGATCTCACTGCGATGCCATTGAAACCCTGGACAATGTCGAAATCGTCGCCGTTGCCGACCTCATTGAGGAAAAGCGTCGCGAATACATGGGCAAATACGATATCCCCAAAGGCTATCCCTCCCACACCGACCTCTTGAAGGACCCCGAAATCAATGCGGTCGCCATCACTCTTGGCCACCAGCTCCACCATCGCCTCACCGTTGATGCCTGCAAAGCTGGCAAACACGTCCTGGTGGAAAAACCCATGGCCATCAGCCTGGAACAGTGCGACAACATGGTCGCTGCTGCAGCCGATAATGGGGTCAAACTGATGGTCGGCCTGACGCAGCACTATTACGGCACCAGCATCAAAGCAAAAGAAATACTGGACTCTGGCGCACTGGGGCCCATCATCACCGCCGTGTGTTATATGTCCAAAAACTGGAGCTACGCCGGTCGCCGTCCGCAGTACCGCAGCCGCTATCACGGCGGGGGCATGTGGTTGACCAATGGCGTACACGTAGTAGATCGCCTCACCTGGATGATCGGTTCACAGGCTGTATCTGTCTCAGCCTCTATTGGAACCCGCGCCCACTATCAGGCTGCAGATGACTCTGCCACGGCCTTTGTCCGGTATAAAAACGGCCTGGCAGGCATTGCCGTAGCCGTTGGATTTGCAGATGGTGCGCCCGACCACGAATGTCATGTCATCTGTGCAAATGGCACACTGCGCTTTTCCGAACACGGCGGAAAATACGTCAAAGTCGGAAAAAACAATCAGTGGGAGAACGTCCCCTTCGACGAGCCGCCCTCGACCATGCACAACGAGTGGAAAGCCTTTGCCGAAGCCATCGCCCTGGACATTGAACCACCTACCCACGGGGAATGGGCGCGTCACATTATGGAAATCCTGTTCGCCGCCGAACAATCTGCTATCACCGGTCGAGAAGTCGCATTGGAAAGCGGACCGGGCTGGTTCAGCCAGCATTCTGGCTCGCCCGTGACAACGCAACACGGCTGGATATGA
- the uvrB gene encoding excinuclease ABC subunit UvrB — MPRFEVISPFEPAGDQPQAIEELAQGIRDGESYQTLMGATGTGKTFSMSKVIESVQKPTLVISHNKTLAAQLYGEFRSFFPNNAVEYFISYYDYYQPEAYKPVTDTFIEKEADINDEINRLRLRATSALMERRDVIIVASVSCIYGIGNPDEYEDHLVILDRGAEMDRDAMLRKLVDIHFTRNDVAFEPAAFRVRGDVVEIYPPEREHPVRVEFFGDEIDALSEVHPVTGEVLAERDRIVIYPAKHFVTSGNRIEKAIVQIEVDLARQLEAFNDQGKLLEAQRLEMRTRYDIEMMREIGFCQGIENYSRYIDGRKPGEAPYVLLDYFSDDFLIVLDESHVTIPQLRGMWNGDRSRKEVLIEHGFRLPAALDNRPLYFEEFEQKARQVVFMSATPADYELEQCQGVVVEQVIRPTGLLDPEMVVRPVRGQVDDLIEESRVRVERGDRVLVTTLTKRMAEDLSEYMRELGIRARYMHSDVDSLERVAIIRDLRLGEFDVLVGVNLLREGLDLPEVSLVAILDADKEGFLRSERSLIQTAGRAARNARGTVIMYADKVTDSMQRAIDETNRRRALQEEYNLIHGITPETLYKTREEILQTTAVADEKADELPLVAEESPEYVEGTNRLDIIEELTRKMGEAAENLEFEKAAQYRDEIARLKAEVA, encoded by the coding sequence ATGCCGCGATTTGAAGTGATATCGCCTTTTGAGCCTGCGGGCGATCAGCCCCAGGCGATTGAAGAACTCGCTCAGGGGATTCGGGATGGCGAGTCATACCAGACTTTGATGGGGGCAACGGGTACGGGTAAGACGTTTTCAATGTCCAAGGTGATTGAATCTGTCCAAAAGCCCACGCTCGTAATTTCCCACAACAAAACCCTGGCGGCGCAACTCTACGGCGAGTTTCGGAGTTTTTTTCCGAATAATGCCGTGGAGTATTTTATTTCGTATTACGATTATTACCAGCCCGAAGCCTATAAGCCTGTGACGGATACGTTTATTGAAAAAGAAGCGGATATTAACGATGAGATCAACCGTTTGCGCCTGCGCGCGACAAGTGCTTTGATGGAGCGGCGAGATGTGATCATTGTGGCCAGTGTGTCGTGTATTTACGGTATTGGCAATCCGGATGAATACGAAGATCATCTGGTAATTCTGGATCGCGGTGCAGAGATGGATCGCGATGCTATGTTGCGCAAGCTGGTGGATATTCATTTTACGCGCAATGATGTGGCTTTTGAGCCTGCCGCTTTTCGGGTGCGCGGCGATGTGGTCGAAATTTATCCGCCCGAGCGCGAGCATCCGGTGCGCGTAGAGTTTTTTGGCGATGAGATCGACGCGTTGAGTGAGGTGCATCCCGTGACGGGCGAGGTGCTTGCGGAGCGCGATCGCATTGTTATTTATCCTGCCAAGCACTTTGTGACCAGTGGCAATCGCATTGAAAAGGCTATTGTCCAGATTGAGGTGGATCTCGCCAGACAACTGGAGGCGTTTAATGACCAGGGCAAGTTGTTAGAGGCGCAGCGGCTGGAGATGCGCACGCGCTACGATATTGAGATGATGCGCGAGATTGGTTTTTGTCAGGGTATTGAAAATTATTCGCGGTATATCGATGGGCGAAAACCCGGGGAAGCACCTTATGTGTTGCTGGATTATTTTTCGGACGATTTCCTGATTGTGCTGGATGAATCCCATGTGACGATTCCGCAGTTGCGCGGGATGTGGAATGGGGATCGGTCTCGCAAAGAGGTGTTGATAGAGCACGGGTTCAGGTTGCCCGCGGCATTGGATAATCGCCCGTTGTATTTTGAGGAGTTTGAACAGAAGGCAAGGCAGGTTGTTTTTATGTCGGCTACACCTGCGGATTACGAGTTGGAACAGTGTCAGGGCGTGGTGGTGGAGCAGGTGATTCGTCCGACGGGGTTGCTCGATCCCGAGATGGTGGTACGACCTGTGCGCGGACAGGTTGATGATCTTATTGAAGAATCGCGGGTGCGGGTGGAGCGCGGTGATCGCGTGCTGGTGACGACGCTGACCAAGCGCATGGCAGAGGATTTGTCGGAGTATATGCGCGAGTTGGGTATCAGGGCGCGCTATATGCACTCAGATGTCGATTCCCTCGAGCGCGTGGCAATTATCAGGGATTTGCGTTTGGGTGAGTTCGATGTGCTCGTGGGGGTGAATTTGTTGCGCGAGGGGTTGGATCTGCCAGAGGTGTCTCTGGTCGCTATTCTGGATGCGGATAAGGAAGGGTTTTTGCGGTCGGAACGGTCGTTGATTCAGACGGCTGGGCGAGCCGCGCGCAATGCAAGAGGTACGGTTATTATGTATGCGGATAAGGTGACGGATTCAATGCAGCGAGCTATCGACGAGACAAATCGCCGCCGGGCATTGCAGGAGGAGTATAATCTCATACACGGCATTACGCCTGAGACGCTTTACAAGACCAGAGAAGAGATTCTCCAGACGACGGCTGTGGCAGATGAGAAGGCAGATGAGTTGCCATTGGTTGCCGAAGAGTCGCCTGAGTATGTGGAGGGCACCAATAGGCTAGATATAATTGAGGAGTTGACCCGCAAGATGGGTGAAGCGGCCGAGAATCTGGAGTTTGAAAAGGCAGCGCAATATCGCGATGAGATTGCGAGGTTAAAGGCGGAGGTTGCGTAA
- a CDS encoding glycosyltransferase family 4 protein codes for MKILFIAQYGPLAASSRTRVFDYLPLLRRAGITCDVRVVTPDDLIKRNTRGIFSRILYYVLSYCRALWTGWTCVFTAPQYDAILIQKALFSFPIPRLLRRYKHKIFFDFDDAIFTLENPNAGWINRLRTRRRATGVPAMLQTAHCAIVENAYTAEFAARYCPRVSQITGPIDTARYIPEKKTEDEKIALGWIGSQWTTRYLDMIRDPLASLARQYPNLELRLIGAGDFAVSDLQIARLSWALETEVGYLQTFDIGLMPLPDDPFTRGKGGYKLLQYMACGLPVVASPVEINREIVTHGETGFLAETDAEWIEFLGTLIENKTLRNRMGTAGRARVVAHYALEKSSDQLLALLQRSRHQCNTLSQ; via the coding sequence ATGAAAATTTTGTTTATCGCGCAGTATGGCCCCTTAGCTGCCAGCAGCCGCACGCGGGTTTTCGATTATCTGCCCCTATTGCGTAGAGCGGGCATCACCTGTGATGTCAGAGTCGTGACTCCCGATGACCTGATCAAACGCAATACCAGAGGCATTTTCTCGCGTATTCTGTACTATGTTCTGTCCTATTGTCGCGCCTTATGGACAGGATGGACTTGCGTTTTCACAGCACCACAATACGATGCCATACTGATACAAAAAGCGTTATTTTCCTTTCCCATACCGCGCCTGTTGCGCCGGTACAAACACAAAATATTTTTCGATTTTGACGACGCTATCTTTACACTTGAAAACCCCAACGCGGGATGGATCAACCGGTTGCGAACCCGGCGGCGCGCAACGGGCGTACCCGCAATGCTACAAACAGCACACTGCGCGATAGTAGAAAATGCCTACACCGCTGAATTTGCAGCCCGTTATTGCCCTCGTGTTTCACAAATCACGGGACCTATTGATACCGCGCGTTATATCCCTGAAAAAAAAACAGAGGATGAGAAAATCGCACTGGGATGGATTGGGAGCCAGTGGACAACGCGGTATCTGGACATGATTCGAGACCCATTGGCCAGCCTCGCGCGGCAATATCCCAATTTGGAGTTGCGTTTGATTGGCGCGGGTGACTTTGCTGTATCCGATCTGCAAATTGCGCGCCTGAGCTGGGCTCTGGAAACCGAAGTTGGTTATTTACAGACATTTGACATTGGCCTGATGCCCCTGCCCGACGATCCTTTTACGCGGGGCAAGGGAGGGTACAAATTGCTGCAATACATGGCCTGCGGATTGCCCGTAGTGGCCAGTCCAGTCGAAATCAACCGCGAAATCGTCACCCATGGAGAAACCGGATTTTTGGCTGAAACAGACGCCGAGTGGATCGAATTTTTGGGGACATTAATCGAAAATAAAACTCTGCGCAATCGCATGGGAACTGCTGGCCGCGCCCGTGTGGTCGCGCATTACGCACTCGAAAAAAGCAGCGACCAATTGCTGGCTCTTCTGCAGCGGAGCAGACACCAATGC
- a CDS encoding site-specific DNA-methyltransferase encodes MKTIHQIFYRDARNLKEIPSESVDLVVTSPPYPMIGMWDDIFGSQNLEIQKALKAGEGKLAHELMHEILDSVWDEVFRVLKDGRFACINIGDATRKVGSDFCLYPNHARILNYLLNIGFSALPDILWRKQTNAPNKFMGSGMLPAGAYVTLEHEYILILRKGSKREFKTECEKQNRRESALFWEERNIWYSDVWMDIKGTGQRLSDELSRLRSAAFPYELAYRLVNMYSVKGDEILDPFLGTGTTIAAAMTSGRNSVGVEIDKSFQQAIRPMARQIVDFSNDYLRDRLRRHFEFVEDRIQTSGPLKYTNRYYECPVVTSQEQSILLNGLKEVQASDDNIFEVRYSEKPQSIYDQSRNKMAIESLDKSETQLDLLNTR; translated from the coding sequence ATGAAAACGATCCATCAAATATTTTATCGGGATGCGAGAAACTTAAAAGAGATACCTTCAGAGAGTGTCGATCTGGTGGTGACATCGCCGCCGTATCCCATGATTGGCATGTGGGATGACATATTTGGTAGCCAAAATTTGGAGATCCAAAAGGCATTAAAGGCCGGAGAAGGCAAGTTGGCTCATGAGTTGATGCATGAGATTCTCGATTCTGTATGGGATGAAGTGTTCAGGGTCTTAAAAGATGGTCGATTTGCCTGTATCAATATTGGCGATGCAACGCGGAAGGTAGGCAGTGATTTTTGTTTGTATCCAAATCACGCGCGAATATTGAATTATCTCTTAAATATCGGGTTTTCAGCACTTCCCGATATTCTCTGGCGAAAACAAACCAACGCGCCCAATAAATTTATGGGATCGGGGATGTTGCCCGCGGGTGCTTATGTGACTCTGGAACACGAGTATATTTTGATTTTGAGAAAGGGTTCTAAAAGGGAATTTAAGACGGAATGCGAAAAACAGAACAGGCGCGAGAGTGCTTTGTTTTGGGAGGAGAGGAATATCTGGTATTCGGATGTTTGGATGGATATTAAGGGTACGGGACAGAGGCTTTCCGATGAGTTGTCGCGTTTGAGGAGTGCCGCGTTTCCTTATGAATTGGCCTATCGTCTGGTCAATATGTACTCTGTGAAAGGCGATGAGATTCTCGATCCGTTTTTGGGTACGGGTACTACAATTGCTGCTGCGATGACGTCGGGGCGCAATAGTGTTGGCGTTGAAATTGACAAAAGTTTTCAACAGGCAATTCGCCCAATGGCGCGACAGATTGTCGATTTTTCAAATGATTATTTGCGCGATAGGTTAAGGAGACATTTTGAATTTGTCGAAGATCGAATCCAGACGTCGGGACCGTTGAAATATACGAACAGGTATTATGAGTGTCCCGTGGTGACGAGCCAGGAACAGTCCATTTTATTAAATGGCTTAAAGGAGGTGCAAGCGTCTGATGATAATATCTTTGAAGTCAGGTATTCTGAGAAACCTCAGAGTATATATGACCAGAGTAGGAATAAAATGGCCATAGAATCCCTGGACAAAAGTGAAACTCAACTCGACCTGTTAAATACACGATGA
- a CDS encoding DUF3179 domain-containing protein, with the protein MKIFFKSTILFALFGLMTCGGKSNDTLGPGDSGNPPAASGDTTSGNTQTSGSINREPQAGGNFLSDFPKDRILSGGVPPDGIPALTDPPFVELTSSEAAYLSDEDLVLGVVLNGEAKAYPHNMGWWHEIINDVVGEHPIVVSFCPLTGTGLIFSGQGNDQSRIHCGVSGLLFNNNLIMYDRRQQGILYPQMIHIPVEGGTDELQLLPVIETTWRYWKQLYPDSRVISANTGIYSPSRYQSYPYGDYRDPNTAPLFPSFPSLLDNPTAQIFPPKTLTLGIRFGETAKAYPFPTLGTEAVINDVVAGNAILVVYYHQEQYAIPFDRSVDGQTLTFEKALPRDTVYPFLLRDQETGSTWNLKGEAIAGPLQNKTLEQLPSHNAFWFAWATFWQNTGIY; encoded by the coding sequence GTGAAAATTTTTTTCAAAAGCACCATTCTGTTCGCGCTATTTGGCCTGATGACCTGTGGGGGAAAGAGCAATGATACGCTGGGACCAGGGGACTCGGGCAATCCTCCTGCCGCCTCTGGCGACACGACATCCGGCAATACGCAAACCTCTGGCTCAATCAATCGCGAACCGCAAGCAGGTGGCAATTTTCTCAGTGACTTTCCCAAAGACAGAATTCTATCGGGTGGCGTACCTCCCGATGGCATTCCAGCACTCACCGACCCTCCATTTGTCGAACTCACATCCAGCGAAGCCGCTTATCTCAGCGATGAAGATCTCGTACTCGGCGTGGTCCTCAATGGCGAAGCCAAAGCCTATCCCCACAACATGGGATGGTGGCACGAAATCATCAACGATGTGGTAGGCGAACACCCCATTGTCGTGAGCTTTTGCCCACTGACCGGAACGGGACTCATCTTTAGCGGACAGGGCAACGACCAATCGCGCATCCATTGTGGGGTCTCTGGTCTGCTATTCAACAACAATCTCATCATGTACGATCGCCGTCAACAGGGAATCCTGTATCCCCAGATGATCCACATCCCGGTTGAAGGTGGAACCGACGAATTGCAACTCCTGCCCGTAATTGAAACCACCTGGCGCTACTGGAAACAACTCTATCCCGATTCCAGAGTCATCAGTGCCAATACGGGTATTTACTCGCCCAGCAGATACCAGAGCTATCCCTATGGCGACTATCGAGATCCGAATACTGCGCCGCTTTTCCCCTCCTTCCCCAGTTTGCTCGACAATCCAACCGCGCAGATATTCCCCCCAAAGACCCTCACACTGGGGATTCGTTTTGGCGAAACAGCCAAAGCCTATCCCTTTCCCACCCTGGGGACAGAAGCCGTCATCAACGACGTAGTCGCGGGCAATGCCATTCTCGTCGTCTATTACCACCAGGAGCAATACGCAATACCCTTTGATCGGTCGGTCGATGGTCAGACCCTCACATTTGAGAAAGCACTTCCCCGCGACACAGTCTATCCCTTTCTCCTGCGCGACCAGGAGACGGGCAGCACCTGGAACCTCAAAGGCGAGGCCATTGCCGGGCCACTCCAAAATAAGACCTTAGAACAACTACCTTCCCACAATGCCTTCTGGTTTGCCTGGGCAACCTTCTGGCAGAATACCGGAATTTATTAG
- a CDS encoding zinc-binding alcohol dehydrogenase, with translation MQATALITHEGPTFACEDIILPDPRPDQIAVQTRYSGVSIGTEFAAITRKLDYGPYPLCTGYQAVGTVEHVGKDATGFAVGDRVYYRWNRVFSLAASGQKVSASQGAHTSAAILDTQGPRAFVAHLPEGVDEAAASLFVMPAVGLNGVDMANPRMGDRVVVYGCGLVGLGVVAACSHRGCEVIAIDLEANRLDIAQKLGADHLIQSTDANQAVRGIAPDGADVVFECTGIPACIDPAIALCRTHGTFILQGNYGRHPISYNFLPPHGKRLTMYYPCNDGEAPCRRAVIKNMGTGVLPWHHTITHEVASSDAPGLYRDILNGEDKNIIGAVIRWF, from the coding sequence ATGCAAGCCACAGCACTCATCACCCATGAGGGGCCCACCTTTGCCTGCGAAGACATCATCCTTCCCGATCCACGCCCCGACCAAATCGCGGTACAAACCCGGTATTCCGGCGTCAGCATCGGCACGGAATTTGCAGCCATCACCCGAAAGCTCGACTACGGACCCTATCCCCTGTGTACGGGCTATCAAGCCGTCGGCACTGTCGAACACGTCGGCAAAGATGCGACCGGCTTCGCTGTTGGCGACCGCGTCTATTACCGCTGGAACCGCGTCTTCTCCCTCGCTGCATCTGGCCAGAAAGTCTCTGCCAGCCAGGGCGCACACACCTCTGCCGCAATCCTGGACACGCAGGGACCGCGAGCCTTTGTCGCCCACCTGCCCGAAGGCGTCGATGAAGCCGCCGCCAGCTTATTCGTCATGCCCGCCGTGGGACTCAACGGTGTGGATATGGCCAACCCCCGAATGGGCGACCGCGTTGTCGTGTACGGCTGTGGTCTCGTCGGCCTTGGCGTCGTCGCTGCATGCAGCCACCGGGGCTGTGAAGTCATCGCCATAGACCTGGAGGCCAACCGCCTCGACATCGCACAAAAACTCGGCGCCGATCATCTCATTCAGAGCACAGATGCAAACCAGGCTGTCCGCGGCATCGCCCCCGACGGTGCCGATGTCGTCTTCGAATGCACGGGCATACCCGCCTGCATTGACCCGGCCATCGCCCTTTGCCGCACCCATGGCACCTTCATTCTTCAGGGCAACTACGGCCGCCACCCCATCTCTTACAACTTTTTACCGCCCCACGGGAAACGCCTCACCATGTACTATCCCTGCAACGATGGCGAAGCCCCCTGTCGCCGCGCCGTCATCAAAAACATGGGCACTGGCGTTCTTCCCTGGCATCACACCATCACCCATGAAGTCGCATCTTCAGACGCGCCGGGACTTTATCGAGACATCCTCAACGGCGAAGACAAAAACATTATCGGTGCTGTCATCAGGTGGTTCTAA
- a CDS encoding phytanoyl-CoA dioxygenase family protein, producing the protein MTPETALKTRKNMLRDGYCVIDDILTDGFIEELRGESERLIANHIEHEEFRYQGQHVNVRGEDNPIIQKLLEWEPSRRALEQLGFGDFQTGGGIIILTKEPKGPPLYWHQDWMQWNDPISCSPWPQIIFLNYYLTDTAVENGCLKVIPGTHLKRIPLHDQLVPAHEQGARFIEETHPIMFSDHPDEVNVPVSARSLVLGDARILHSAGRNYTDERRTLILAWHRRPTIDVPDYWEGDIPEVIANRDPDQKYEGSRIPGKYLKP; encoded by the coding sequence ATGACACCTGAAACAGCCCTGAAAACGCGGAAAAACATGCTCCGCGATGGGTACTGCGTCATAGACGATATTTTGACAGACGGGTTCATCGAAGAACTGCGCGGTGAGTCCGAGCGACTAATCGCCAATCACATTGAGCATGAGGAATTTAGATATCAAGGGCAACACGTGAATGTGCGCGGTGAAGACAATCCAATCATCCAAAAGCTGCTGGAATGGGAACCATCGCGGCGGGCACTCGAACAACTGGGCTTCGGAGATTTCCAAACCGGTGGCGGCATCATCATCCTCACCAAAGAACCCAAAGGTCCACCGCTCTACTGGCACCAGGACTGGATGCAATGGAACGACCCCATCAGTTGCTCTCCCTGGCCGCAGATCATATTTTTAAACTACTATCTAACCGATACAGCAGTAGAAAACGGCTGTTTGAAAGTCATCCCCGGCACCCATCTCAAGCGCATACCACTCCACGATCAACTGGTGCCCGCACACGAACAGGGCGCCCGATTTATAGAAGAAACGCATCCCATCATGTTCAGTGACCATCCAGATGAGGTCAATGTACCCGTCTCTGCACGCTCGCTGGTTCTGGGCGATGCCCGCATCCTGCACTCTGCCGGAAGAAATTACACAGACGAGCGCAGAACCCTGATTCTCGCCTGGCACAGACGCCCCACCATCGATGTACCGGACTACTGGGAAGGGGATATCCCCGAAGTCATAGCCAACCGCGACCCCGATCAAAAATACGAGGGATCGCGCATCCCCGGCAAATACCTCAAACCGTAA